The DNA sequence TGTGATGTTTTGGCTGCAAACATGAAAGAAACTGGGTAACAACAAACAGCTGTGGAAGTTAGCATCCACTGTTACACCCATGAGCCACTTCAAATTCCTTGGTGAGATGATCTGAGATAACAAAGATTCCAGTGAGTTTAGCGATTTCATCATGACATTTTTATTCCACCGTAGATGAATATTGTTAAATAAAACTAGGTAAAGCTAATGGTACAGTAAGGCCAGTAGTTCTCCATCAGGACCCTATCCATTTTTCAGGTGAAGAAAACACTTTCCAGAATCCAATGCTCAAGAAATGTAAGGCAGATTCCACTTGTATGAGGTATCTAAAGCAATCAAactcttaaaaaacagaaagtaaaatgatggctgcccagggctgggggGAAAGGGCAAAGGGGAGTTCTTCAGTGGACATGGAATTTCAGTTTTTCAAGATGGAAAAGTTCTAGACGTCTGTGAATGTACAACAATGTACATTCTATTAACACTATTGTACTCTATGCTTAAAAATGGTTCAGAGAGCAAATTTTGGGttatgtgtacatgtgttttacacaatagaaaaaggaaaaggaagacattATAATGGACTGGGAAAATAAGGATTATTATACAAAGTCATTTATCAAGCATTTAACTTTAGACCAGTTTACTGAAAGAAATAGTATACTTTTGACTGATTCATTAGCTTCTAGGTGAGATGACGGAGCAATGAAAATTTTAGCCCCGAGATGTTTGTCAGTGTCTCTTTTGAGTGGCCCTGGAGGTAGACACAAGGATGCTGACTACAGAGGTAACTTGCAGGGTTTTTAGGTCCTAAAATTTCTCAGCAGAATCAAAATGGCAGAAATGGTTCCATACATCATGGGCAAGTTTCCACTATAAGAATCTTACTCCCAAGTTTTTCCTATGAGTAAATGTGACCCAGTCATACCTGAGGGTATGTAAATCATGGCAGTAATGAGACCAAATGGGAGAGTCTATTTCTCTCTGGCCTGTCTGGCCCTATTCTCTCTGGCCCTATTGTTGATTGggcaaaaagttgggttttttggatggtggtgatggtggtgagcATAATatagtagagcctctgtaagttgaccacccaagggactataacagcTGGCCAACATAGggagtggtcaacataaggaactaagcctgcTGAACACGTGGATAcatccagtctataaaaattaggtcaacttaaggaggtggtcaacatagggatgtggtcaactgtggaggttctactatatttcatTCTGCATGTTAGTGAAgtcatttctataaaatttttcatggGTTATATGtattgtgtatttatatatatttaatatgtattcAGATTAAAATAGTATTTAAGAATCTGTTTTCTGCAAATGAAGTCTTCATTTGTCTTTCAAAAAGTTGTatccttatttttttccatttttttaagtcATTGATTGCCACATAAATTTCACATTGCAATTTATGAATACAGAGTACCtttgatgtttttgttgttggctGAATGAACTACCATTGTTACTGTGGTCCTGGGACCCATCCTCTCATTTAGAGATCTCCTAACACTGGGAGAAGCCATCTGGCAGCTGGTCTATCTGATGATTCTGAGCATACGGCAGCTCTCAGATCCACTCTCAGGGCAGTGGACTCCCAGGCTGCACGCAAGACTCTGACTGTCAGGGAATTGCACAATGTCAAGACTCTCACTGTCAGGGAATTGCACAATGTCAAGACTCTCACTGTCAGGGTATTGCACAATGTCAAGACTCTGACTGTCAGGGTATTGCACAATGTCTAGGGATAGAGGCCATCAACGTTCCACTCCCCACTCCACATCTAGGAAAAGCGCCAACAGTGAAGGTGGGCTAGCAGGTGAATCTGCCCCAGATGATCTCAActctgtctgcctgtctgtcGGCTTTTGTTTAATGCAGACAGTGATACTCAGAGGAAAGTGAACGACAGTGAGAGGCAGCGTACAGGCAGGCAGAGACAGAGCAAGAGGCAACCAGAGGAAACTTGCAAATGCATcaagaaaagatagaaagataTCAGAACTGGGCCTGAAGATAGAGCAGCAGAGACACCAACCGAAATGAAAAGAAGACAAACCAAGTGACCATGTTGGAGAGAACATGTGAcattagaaagagaaagaaagaatgaacaaaaaaacaTGGACCAGAACCTGCATTTGAGGGAGTGAAAGAGAGACAGTCATTGATTTTCTGGGCCTGAGACTATCAGGAGGCACAGTTGTATTTTTCTCTGATGATGGTGAAGACTTTCCTCTGGCATCCTAGGATTTCTCCAGAAAGTTCACACAGCTTGTGCTGCTAGGCAAAGCTCATTTGTTCAAAGAGTTTGCAGAAGTCCAGACCTGATCATCATCAAATGATGATTGTTAAATACCCATTTCAGAATCAAATTTAGCTCTATGGATCCTCACTCACTCAAAGATCAGAGATCTTGCAGCTTTAGCCTCCAGACCCCATCTATGAACTTGGGAGAAGCCAGAAAGATCTCTGAGCTGGTGCCCTTATTAGAACCCAGGTGCTTGGCTCTGAACTCCTTCGTCTTAACTCTTatttaatatgaaattataaCAGTGAAAGGCAGGTTATATTGGTAACAGATGATGCAGTCTAATGGCCTGATTGGGGGAGGGGATTGGCAAAAAAACTTAGAGCCGGACACAGAGTTAGCAAAGCCTGCCTGAGATCTCTCAGGGTTGGAACAGACGGTCCAGCAGACTTTTCAGATGCAGATGGCCCCCTTGTAGTATCGTAGTATCTGACAGTCAAATGATTGCAGAAATTTCATAGATAGAAGgaattttagagatttttttcaacGCCTTCAttagaatatttctttctttttttttttggccagggctaggtttgaacctgccacctccggcatatgggaccaacgccctactccttgagccacaggcgccgcccagaatatttctaatgattattttaagagattaaatAAAAGCTTAAGGCATGCGTGTCATATATATAAGGTAAACAGATATTGAGTcagtatttctaaaatgaaaatgttggtATCTGAAAGAGTAGAATTCTGtcctctgaaaattattttcatttggagCACTTAGTTCTCTGATGATGCTGTATGAAATCATTTTGGCATTAAGACAGGCCTGGGCGTGGGAGCACCTCGTTCACTGGGAGGACCCTCTCAGCCTTAGCTTGGCTTCTCTGTCCAAAGACACGGCATGACTGGAACTGGACTGGTGGCATTTCTGTGGGTCCCCTTCCTGTTTTTCTTCTGTTAGACCAGTTTTCAGAAAAGAAGAGTTAAGAGATACAGGTCATAACCTTACCGATTTTCTAACTGATTCTTCTTGGTGGCTTTAGGAAAAGTCAAGAAATGTATCCATGGCTAATAATATATTTGTTTGGGTATAGctctagttattttatatttgctagagaacctctggaaaaaaaaaagttcattcagCCTAGCACTCTGGTCCCTTAGGACAAAAGAAACATGTGCCCCATCTTCCTGACATGCCCAAACCCCTGTGCTGTCTCCTCTAGGTCTGTTGGCACTTTTGGGTGTGTGTAGCAATCACTCTGTGTTGATGGCGTATTTCAGACTTCTGCATGTCGCCGGGGACACATTCCCCCTCCGGATGCATCTGGGATCACCACTGCAGCCCTTTCTTCCAACCCAGGTCACCTTATGGCATGAATCAGATGTGTCTACCAGGAAGCTACAAGGGGCAAAGAAGAATTGGGGCTACTCTGATTTTGTCTCTGCCACTCTGTGTTGGTGGTGCGTGTTTCGTTGCTGGTCTCTGTAGATGGAGTCGAGAATGAAGACTTTCTGGGTCACTGTGAATGCTAGCCCCTGTTCCCAGGTCCTGGTGTGGGCCAGGCTCTCAGGGAGGCACTCCAGGACGTGAGGACCGCATCAAGTCATGTCTCAGGGCCTGGAAGAGGCTGATGAGGGCCTGGGCCCAAATGTCCTTCTGATAGCCGTGGGACAGGGCTGTGCGGTAGGCCGTGTAGGCGAGAGTCAGCACTGTCCTTTCAAAGTCTTCTTTCTTGAGGATGCCAGGGTGGTTGGAGAGGCTGGCGTGGAGCCTGCGGATGTCTGGGATGCGCTTGGGAATCACATCATTGCAGATGGTGCGGAAGTCTGAGGCCTTCCGCAGAGAGGCGAGCTCTTCGTCCTTGATGGAGACCTTCAGGTCAGGGCTGATGTCAAGTTCGGCCAGCAGGAACTGGTGAAAAACAAGGGATGTGGAAAAGATGTGAAGCCAGGCATTGCTGAGGACATAGTTATATAGTCAACATCACATGTATTCACTTAGGGAGACAGCTGTGGACAGCACTTTCAACCTCTGGTCTGTCTCTCCCACTTGCTGTGCAACCTTGAATGACTTACttaccttctctgagcctcactttccttctctgtaaaaatgATTAATGGCAATGTCTACTTCAATGGGATGTTATGGACAAGTCTAATATGGTGCCTGGTACAAAGCCAGTATTGAAGTAACTAATTCCTGTTTCTAATATCTTAGATAGAtaccttcttccctttctccctcccacccactAAACATCTTCTAAGGCATAAATTGATTATTTCCGATAATTTTAAAGCAGAGCCTGGGAATTTGAAGGAGGCAGAGAATTGTGCGAGGAACTAAGTGGGATACGGAGATTTGCCCTTGTCTCTCACCTGGTTGGGTCGGTAATGCCCATCCCTGCGCGATACCAGGCTCGTAGCTGGAAACTAATAAATACCTCTGGGATGGACTGACTCCAAATCCTGCCTCTTCTGTCTGTCTCCATCTTCCTAGCTCTGATCCACCCTCTGGGCAGCTGCCTGCGTTCTTTCTAAAACACAAGCCTGTTATATGACTCCCATGTTCAAGGCAAAGGCTGCACCTTTTCTATTTTGCTCCCAAGCCAGGATTTGAAATCTCCTCCCTGGCTCAACTGTGCGGCTGCAGCATCTGTTTCTTTCTTAACCATACACCCGGGGGCACGGAGTCCGGGGATGGTGAAGCTGCAGGGGAATTTTGGAGATGGTAATTGGGGGAAGTCAGGCCCAGAGAGAAGTGGTGGCTTAGGCAAGGGTGCACAGCTGGTGCACAAAGCCAGGACCAAAGCTCAGCTCTGGAGCCTGGGATTGTACCAGTGAACTGAACCAAGTGACCTCAGGAAATTCCTGCTTGTGGTTTGGGGGAGGAGTGGGGTCTTAGAGGTGAAGGGTGACAGGCAGAGGAAGGCTGCCTATGGAGAGGCCCTGTGCTtccagaagctaagcagggttaTCTGGGCAGCCAGACAGCTGGGCTGTTGCAGCATGCAGGGCTCGGGGACGCGCGGCCCCAGGAGATATCTTGGCATTGCCTGGGTACCACTGACGAGTCCTGCCTCAGAGCCTTTGCCTGGGAACATGGCCACTTTCCAGTGCCTGGGTGCTGGGATTCGTGCCTGAGGGCCCAATGTAATCCCTGGTTTTGCCTGGAGTGAGCGCCTAACACCATCACTCCCTGTTACAGCACGTGGGAATGGGGAACAGGTACAGGGAACACCTCACCTTGGAATGAGTCGGGTTCTGCGACCTGCACCAACTGGCCTCAGCCATGCCCTACCATGGCAGGGGCCATTCATGTCCAGGGGCTTGGGTCACTCCTCCTTCTCCAAAAAGACCATAGTCCCCTCTGCCTACCTCATAGAGCAGCTCCACTTCCTCCAGGGAGGTCTGCAGGACGGGGTTCAGTGGCATGGAGGACGACCTCTTGGGCCGGTGGGCAGCAGGGAAGAGCGCGGCTGAAAGGAATGCGAGTGTGAGCGCTGGTCGCTGTGTGTGCCCTGGCCTCTCCCGGGGTCACCTCGAGCGCTGGTCGCTGTGTGTGCCCTGGCCTCCCCCTGGGGGTCACCTC is a window from the Nycticebus coucang isolate mNycCou1 chromosome 11, mNycCou1.pri, whole genome shotgun sequence genome containing:
- the FAM180A gene encoding protein FAM180A isoform X2; this translates as MGCVISAALFPAAHRPKRSSSMPLNPVLQTSLEEVELLYEFLLAELDISPDLKVSIKDEELASLRKASDFRTICNDVIPKRIPDIRRLHASLSNHPGILKKEDFERTVLTLAYTAYRTALSHGYQKDIWAQALISLFQALRHDLMRSSRPGVPP
- the FAM180A gene encoding protein FAM180A isoform X1: MELKYRNYIYPRHCQGDHMPRESLQMCSKTESLCGSPVPQSRRELAEKRYRLLSHPGRSPWPPPFLGRGDICALLQKGRVGSTLSSLWESRHRRTCDGCGPTGCEGQSFIFLEDQMHWNTLLLLLVYYNAQATVSHGWCRAALFPAAHRPKRSSSMPLNPVLQTSLEEVELLYEFLLAELDISPDLKVSIKDEELASLRKASDFRTICNDVIPKRIPDIRRLHASLSNHPGILKKEDFERTVLTLAYTAYRTALSHGYQKDIWAQALISLFQALRHDLMRSSRPGVPP